The Mytilus galloprovincialis chromosome 7, xbMytGall1.hap1.1, whole genome shotgun sequence genome has a window encoding:
- the LOC143082796 gene encoding excitatory amino acid transporter 1-like has protein sequence MPKGREKCLEIVKANLLVLLTLVGAAIGFIIGVIVRNTNPTDSTLMWVGILGEVYLNMLKMMIVPLIVSSVITGTATLDPKANGKISLVCLGYIMSMNFLGCLVGSILCVIVRPGEIAKTEVHAFNSVPLETEDIFADLLRNIFPGNLIAATFRKTMTSYDTEQYRVNETVNGTIVEVIKTVVTGKNLSSANSTNILGILIACAVFGIATASAKEIGQPFFKFFYSATEIILLILGKLVWFTPIGVASLIGKTIGGTKNLEDDFSRLGLYIATQMIGYLLVVIAAVPITYFTLMKMNPFKFLFTLVNAFVIVFATSSTAMAIPESIRQLEGPNKVDRRVTRFSIPLCAAIGRCGSCIYISISCLFVMQITDQDVDVASVILVIILTAFSSLAVPSVAGASLITVIILLTALNIPPEAAALLFSFEWLLDRMRSCTNYSVQSTCVVVTQRLCLSSLMTENKDEEDNPEINENGNGIQLALVVDDEKHLQE, from the exons ATGCCAAAAGGCAGAGAAAAGTGCTTGGAAATTGTGAAAGCAAACTTGCTGGTCCTTTTAACCTTAGTAGGGGCTGCAATTGGATTCATCATAGGTGTGATTGTTCGGAATACAAACCCAACAGATAGTACACTCATGTGGGTTG GTATTTTAGGGGAGGTTTACCTAAACATGTTGAAAATGATGATTGTTCCTCTGATAGTATCTTCAGTTATAACAG GAACAGCAACCCTAGATCCTAAAGCAAATGGTAAAATTAGCTTAGTATGCCTTGGTTATATAATGTCAATGAATTTCCTTGGATGCTTAGTTGGTAGTATACTTTGCGTTATCGTCCGACCAG GGGAAATTGCTAAAACAGAAGTCCATGCTTTTAACTCGGTTCCTTTAGAAACGGAGGATATTTTTGCCGATTTACTGAG AAACATTTTTCCTGGCAATTTGATAGCTGCGACATTTCGCAAG ACAATGACGAGCTATGATACAGAACAATACAGGGTAAATGAAACAGTAAATGGAACAATCGTAGAAGTAATAAAAACTGTGGTGACTGGTAAAAATCTGTCGTCTGCTAATAGTACAAATATTCTAG GTATTTTAATTGCTTGTGCTGTGTTCGGAATTGCCACGGCATCAGCAAAAGAAATTGGACAACCTTTCTTCAAATTCTTCTACTCAGCTACTGAAATTATCTTACTGATTTTAGGAAAGCTAGTTTg gTTCACACCAATTGGTGTGGCAAGTTTGATTGGTAAAACTATTGGAGGAACAAAGAACTTGGAGGATGATTTCAGTAGACTTGGATTATACATAGCAACACAAATGATTGGTTATTTACTCGTGGTAATAGCAGCAGTACCAATTACGTATTTCACTCTGATGAAAATGAATCCGTTTAAATTCCTTTTCACATTAGTTAATGCTTTTGTTATAGTTTTTGCTACTTCTAGCAC AGCCATGGCTATCCCTGAGAGTATTCGGCAATTAGAAGGACCAAACAAAGTGGACCGTCGAGTCACTCGATTTAGTATACCCTTATGTGCTGCTATCGGACGCTGTGGAAGCTGTATTTACATAAGTATATCCTGTTTGTTTGTCATGCAAATCACTGATCAGGACGTGGACGTTGCTTCGGTCATTTTAGTCAT TATTTTGACAGCATTTTCTTCCTTGGCTGTACCGTCTGTGGCCGGGGCAAGCTTGATTACTGTGATTATCCTACTCACAGCCTTGAATATCCCACCTGAAGCGGCAGCGCTTCTTTTCTCTTTCGAATGGCTTCT AGACAGAATGAGGTCATGTACAAACTACAGCGTACAATCAACCTGTGTAGTGGTTACACAGAGGCTGTGTTTGTCTTCGTTAATGACTGAAAACAAGGATGAGGAAGACAATccagaaataaatgaaaatggcAATGGAATACAATTAGCGTTGGTAGTCGATGATGAAAAACACCTACAAGAGTAA